Below is a genomic region from Mycolicibacterium neworleansense.
CCCGTGCGCTGGAGAAGATTCCGCCTGCACTCGACGTGTTGATCAAAGAACGGCCGAGATTCACCACTGCCCTGCAGAAGCTGGGCACCTTCAGCGCGACCGCCAACCAGTTCGTCAACGAGTCTCAGGCCGATCTGGTCAGAAATCTGAGGAACCTGGAGCCGGCGCTGAAGGCCTTGGCCAATATCGGACCAGACCTGACAGCGGTACTCGAGTATGCCCCGCACTTTCCGTTCACCCAGAGCTTCATGGACCGGGTGATTCGGGGCGACTACTACAACCTGTTCGCGTACTTCGACATGACCATCCCGCATCTGAAGCGCAGTCTGATGATGGGAACACGTTGGGAACAGGGTGACGCGCAAAACGCTCCGGTACCGGGTGATCCGAACTATCTCAACTACACCTACGACCCGCTCAAGACAGGAGTGAACCCGCCGCCGCCGGATGCGTTCCCACCGGCTCCGGACGCACCGCCGCCACCGGACCTGCCCGCTCCCACTTATTCGGGTCCGGTGCTTCCGGTGGTGCCGCCGGCGCCGATGACCATGCCCGGCGGGATAACCCAGCCGGTGGCTCCATCCAGCGGCTCGACCGCGATCTTCGCGGGACCGTATGCACCGCAAGGTGGTTCGACTCCGACCGATCAACCGCCGGCACCCGCCGCACCTACTCCACCGACAGGGGGTGGCGGATAGATGCTCACCCGCTTCATCCGGACTCAGTTGATTCTCTTCACCATCGCCTCGGTGGTTGGTGTGGCCGTCATGCTGTTCGCCTATATGCAGGTGCCGACGCTGCTCGGTATCGGCCGCATCACAGTGAAGTTGGAACTGCCGGCCACCGGGGGTCTGTACCAGTTCAGCAATGTCACCTATCGCGGGTCCCAGATCGGCAAGGTGACGTCGGTCGAGCTGACTGAGAAGGGGTCCGAGGCAACTCTGTCCCTGGACCGCTCTCCGAAGGTGCCGGCCGACTTGGCGGCCGAGGTCCGGAGCATGTCGGCGGTCGGGGAGCAGTACGTCGAGCTGTTGCCCCGCACCAACTCTGGGCCCTATCTCGAAAACGGCTCGGTGATCGCGCTGTCGAACACCAAGATCCCGCAACAGGTCGGCCCGATGCTCGATCAGCTCAGTGCACTGGTGGACACGATCCCCAAGGACAAGCTCAGCCAGTTGCTCGACGAGTCGTACAACGCGTTCAACGGAACCGGTTACGACTTCGGATCGCTGCTGGATTCGGCGTCGACGATCACCAGGGACTCCAATGCGGTTTCCGATCAGACGCGTGCGCTGATCGATGATTCGAAGCCGTTCCTGGACGCGCAAGCTCAGACCACCGACTCTATTCGGACCTGGGCCGCCAGCATGGCCGGTATCACCGGGCAGGTAGCTGACAACGATCCCGAGATACGGTCGCTGCTGCGCAATGGTCCGGGATTCGCCCAGGAGACCACCAAGCTGCTCGAGCAGATCAAGCCGACTCTGCCGGTGCTGCTCGCGAATCTGACCACATTCGGCCAGATCGCAGTCACCTACAACCCGTCGATCGAGCAGTTGTTGGTGTTGTTGCCGCCGTATGTCGCTCAGCTGCAGACCTACGCACCGACCAACAACACGAGCGGTCTGCCGATGGCCGACTTCTCCCTGGGCCTCGGTGACCCGCCGACGTGCACGGTGGGATTCCTGCCGCCGTCGGCATGGCGTTCACCGGCCGACACCACCGTGATCGACACGCCGGACGACATCTACTGCAAGTTGCCGCAGGATTCTCCGATCGGCGTCCGCGGTGCCCGCAACTACCCCTGCATGGGCCATCCGGGCAAGCGGGCTCCCACGGTCGAATTGTGCAACGATCCCAAGGGGTTCCAGCCCCTGGCGCAGCGTCAGCACGCGCTGGGCCCGTACCCGCTCGATCCGAACCTCATCGCTCAGGGCGTGCCTCCGGACACCCGGGTGCTTCCGGACGAGAAGATCTTCGGACCGCTCGGGGGCACCCCGCTGCCGCCGGGAGTGACTGCGCCGCCACCTGGCGCAGCACCGGAACCGCAGCCCGCACCGAACTTCGCCGGCACCGGTCCGGGCCCGCTGCTTCCAGGGCAGCCGATGTACCTCGAGCCGCCGGTGCCTGGCGTGCCGCCGCCACCACCAGGTGACCCCAACGCGGTCCCTGTGCCGGCGGTGGACCAGCCGCAGGCCACTGAGGTGCCGCCTGTCCCGCACGGCCAGGGGGTGTTCCCGGATGCCCCGGAGCTTCCCATGCCTACGGCGCCGGGCGCGGCTCCCAGCGCGTTCAACCGCGGGGGTGGGGATGGGCCGTCGGTGGCGATCGCAAAGTACAACCCCCGCACCGGTGAATACATGGGCAGCGACGGCAACCTGTACAAGCAGGCGG
It encodes:
- a CDS encoding MCE family protein; its protein translation is MITGKPVRLAIAVGSCVALTTSGCAFQGVNSLPLPGAVGRGADSSVYHVEIANVATLEPNSPVMMNDVVVGSVRSLSVKDWHADVEFSVKPGVVVPANVVASIGQTSLLGSMHLAINPPSGQAPEGKLPPGTTIQLNKSSTYPTTEQTLSSLAAVVNGGGLGQMGDIIHNFSAAINGRETDFRDLLTRLDTFVGALDAQRDNIVASIQGLNQLASTFAGQRDVITRALEKIPPALDVLIKERPRFTTALQKLGTFSATANQFVNESQADLVRNLRNLEPALKALANIGPDLTAVLEYAPHFPFTQSFMDRVIRGDYYNLFAYFDMTIPHLKRSLMMGTRWEQGDAQNAPVPGDPNYLNYTYDPLKTGVNPPPPDAFPPAPDAPPPPDLPAPTYSGPVLPVVPPAPMTMPGGITQPVAPSSGSTAIFAGPYAPQGGSTPTDQPPAPAAPTPPTGGGG
- a CDS encoding MCE family protein, whose amino-acid sequence is MLTRFIRTQLILFTIASVVGVAVMLFAYMQVPTLLGIGRITVKLELPATGGLYQFSNVTYRGSQIGKVTSVELTEKGSEATLSLDRSPKVPADLAAEVRSMSAVGEQYVELLPRTNSGPYLENGSVIALSNTKIPQQVGPMLDQLSALVDTIPKDKLSQLLDESYNAFNGTGYDFGSLLDSASTITRDSNAVSDQTRALIDDSKPFLDAQAQTTDSIRTWAASMAGITGQVADNDPEIRSLLRNGPGFAQETTKLLEQIKPTLPVLLANLTTFGQIAVTYNPSIEQLLVLLPPYVAQLQTYAPTNNTSGLPMADFSLGLGDPPTCTVGFLPPSAWRSPADTTVIDTPDDIYCKLPQDSPIGVRGARNYPCMGHPGKRAPTVELCNDPKGFQPLAQRQHALGPYPLDPNLIAQGVPPDTRVLPDEKIFGPLGGTPLPPGVTAPPPGAAPEPQPAPNFAGTGPGPLLPGQPMYLEPPVPGVPPPPPGDPNAVPVPAVDQPQATEVPPVPHGQGVFPDAPELPMPTAPGAAPSAFNRGGGDGPSVAIAKYNPRTGEYMGSDGNLYKQADLVSTPKTWQDLLPT